The nucleotide sequence CTTCGATAAACACTCTATTTGTATCTGAGTAAAAGAATAATGATGCTAAAATAAAAAACAAGGGGCTAATAATCAATGTAATAAGCCAAGAAGCTAATATATTTAATCCTTTTCCCATAGCTTAAAACCTAAACTTTCTATTCTCTTTTTTCTCTGCGTTTTTCTGTTTGTCTTCTAAACGTTTTTTGATAACTGATTTAGGAATCTTCGTTGCGATACGTTTTTTATCTTTCTTTAAAGCATTTTCTAACAATAGAAACAAGCGTTGGGTACACAATTCTTTATTTTTAAGTTGACTGCGGGTTTCACTACACTCAACCATAATAAAACCGTCTTTGGTAATGCGGTTGGCTAATTCTGTGGTTAATATTGCTTTCTCATCAGCAGTTAAGCCATTGCTTTGTCCCGCAAAAAACTGAATCTGCACTTTGGTAGCTACTTTGTTTACGTTTTGTCCTCCGGCACCCGAACTGCGAACGGCTTTGTATAGTATTTCGGTTTGTATAATTTCTTTATTCATAGTTTAATGTTTTTGCCACAGATTTTATCTATAATTAATAAAATTGATCACTAAATTATCTGTGCATCTGTGGGAAAGAAAAATCATTCATTTTCTAATGCGTAAACTAAGGTGTAATTTTCAAAATTCTCGAAATGAAACGTAAATTTATTTGAAAAATCTAACTCTTTGCAATCAACTAAAGCAGTTCCTTTGTCTTTATTTTGTGTGAAATCTTGCACATGCATATCCTGTTTAAAACTTAAACTGCGTGAGTTGCACATTTTGTATAAAGCTTCTTTAGCTCCCCAAATTACACTTAAATGTTCAATGTATCGATTGTTTTTGTCTAAGTAATCAAATTCTGAACCTATAAACTTATCGGCAATTTTTACGATCTTTTCGCGCTGTTTTTCAATATCAATTCCTACATTTTTTGAAGAGATAATAATTGCCGAAAATTCAAACGAATGCGTAATAGAAATGTGCTTGCCATCTGCCAAATGTGGCTTTCCGTTGGTGTCGTAATTCAAATCAAAATCGGAATAACCTGCCTGTTGAAGCAACTTCCGCACACTTAAAAAACCTTTTCTGTGTTGTTCAGAAAGCATTCCGTTTAATCTTTCCTGATGTTTTTTTTGTAAAACGATACTTTCTCTGAGTTCGTTCTCTGTTTCAGTGATTTTCCAGAAAAGAATCTGAGTGTCAGTGTTATGAGAGATAATTTTGTATAATGACATAAATGGTTGCTTTATGATTTCGTTTGCAATGATTTAAAAGGAATTGTTTAACTTTGCCAAAAAATTAGATATACAAATATACTGATAGATGAGTACAAAAACGATACCTTACGTACCTTATAAAGTTAAAGATATTTCATTAGCGGCTTGGGGAAGAAAAGAAATAGAATTAGCAGAAGCCGAAATGCCGGGTTTAATGGCTTTAAGAGCCGAATATAAAGACGAACAACCTTTAAAAGGTGCACGTATTGCTGGGTGTTTGCACATGACTATACAAACGGCAGTGTTAATTGAAACATTGAAAGCTTTGGGTGCAGAAGTTAC is from Flavobacterium dauae and encodes:
- the arfB gene encoding alternative ribosome rescue aminoacyl-tRNA hydrolase ArfB, yielding MNKEIIQTEILYKAVRSSGAGGQNVNKVATKVQIQFFAGQSNGLTADEKAILTTELANRITKDGFIMVECSETRSQLKNKELCTQRLFLLLENALKKDKKRIATKIPKSVIKKRLEDKQKNAEKKENRKFRF
- a CDS encoding 4'-phosphopantetheinyl transferase family protein, whose product is MSLYKIISHNTDTQILFWKITETENELRESIVLQKKHQERLNGMLSEQHRKGFLSVRKLLQQAGYSDFDLNYDTNGKPHLADGKHISITHSFEFSAIIISSKNVGIDIEKQREKIVKIADKFIGSEFDYLDKNNRYIEHLSVIWGAKEALYKMCNSRSLSFKQDMHVQDFTQNKDKGTALVDCKELDFSNKFTFHFENFENYTLVYALENE